The following proteins come from a genomic window of Lycium ferocissimum isolate CSIRO_LF1 chromosome 4, AGI_CSIRO_Lferr_CH_V1, whole genome shotgun sequence:
- the LOC132052071 gene encoding receptor protein-tyrosine kinase CEPR2-like isoform X1, with product MARIQKLQNSLPILAIFLFLNFFVQPSKSLTEETQALLHFKDQLNDPLSYLDSWKNSESPCNFYGITCDKNTGLITEISLDNKSLSGVISPSIFTLQSLTSLVLPSNLLSGKLPSELTNCTNLRVLNVTGNNMNGTIPDLSKLTNLEVLDLSINYFSGEFPTWFGNLTSLVALGLGDNDFIEGKIPETLGNLKKVYWLYLAGSNLIGEIPESIFEMEALGTLDISRNQISGNFPKSINKLKNLWKIELFQNNLTGELPVELADLSLLQEFDASSNQLHGTLPRGIGNLKKLTVFQIFKNNFSGEIPPGFGEMQNLVAFSVYRNSFSGAFPANLGRFSPLNSIDISENKFTGEFPKYLCQNGNLQFLLAIENSFSGEFPSTYSSCKPLQRLRVSNNQLSGKIPNGVWGLPNVLMLDFSDNEFSGTMTQEIGAATSLNQLVLSNNRFSGEVPKELGKLTELERLYLDNNEFSGAIPSELGKLNQISSLHLEKNSFSGKIPSELGEFLRLADLNLASNLLTGSIPNSLSTMTSLNSLNLSHNRLTGTIPTTLDNLKLSSLDLSNNQLSGEVSVDLLTMGGDKAFAGNKGLCIDRSIKFSMNSRLGVCSGKAGQHKLNKLVVSCIVLLSLAVLMGGLLLVSYLNYKHSHEADDEEKLEEGKGTNAKWKLESFHHVEFEADEVCDFDEDNLIGSGGTGKVYRLDLKKGCGTVAVKQLWKGNAVKVLTREMEILGKIRHRNIVKLYASLVKEGSNILVFEYMPNGNLFEALHREIKGGKPELDWYQRYKIALGAAKGIAYLHHDCCPPIIHRDIKSTNILLDEEYEAKVSDFGVAKVSGISSRGSEFSCFAGTHGYMAPEMAYTLRVTEKSDIYSFGVVLLELVTGRKPIEEVYGEGKDLVYWTSTHLDDKERVIEVLDKKVVSELVQDDMIKVLRIATLCTTKLPNLRPSMKEVVNMLVDAEPWIFRSSSKSEKKGYSFSEV from the exons ATGGCCAGAATCCAAAAACTCCAAAACTCCCTCCCAATTCTTgctattttcttgtttttgaatttttttgtccaGCCATCCAAGTCCTTAACTGAAGAAACTCAGGCTCTTTTACATTTCAAAGATCAGCTCAATGATCCTTTGAGTTACTTAGATTCTTGGAAGAATTCAGAATCACCTTGTAACTTTTATGGAATTACATGTGATAAAAATACTGGTCTTATTACTGAAATTTCCCTTGATAATAAGTCCCTTTCTGGAGTGATTTCCCCTTCAATTTTTACACTCCAAAGTCTCACTTCTCTTGTGCTACCCTCAAATTTACTATCAGGGAAACTTCCAAGTGAACTTACCAACTGCACCAATCTCAGAGTCTTGAATGTCActggaaataacatgaatggaACGATACCTGATTTATCTAAGTTGACTAACTTAGAAGTTTTGGACTTGTCTATAAACTACTTTTCAGGAGAATTCCCAACTTGGTTTGGAAATTTGACTAGTTTGGTTGCGTTAGGCCTCGGGGATAATGACTTTATTGAAGGTAAAATTCCCGAGACTCTTGGGAATTTAAAGAAAGTGTATTGGCTTTACCTGGCAGGCTCAAATTTGATAGGAGAAATCCCAGAATCCATTTTTGAAATGGAGGCACTAGGAACATTGGATATTTCAAGAAATCAGATTTCTGGGAATTTTCCAAAGTCTATAAACAAGCTGAAAAATTTATGGAAAATTGAGCTGTTTCAGAATAATTTGACAGGAGAACTGCCTGTAGAACTTGCAGACCTCTCTCTTTTGCAAGAATTTGATGCCTCTAGCAACCAGTTGCATGGGACGTTGCCTCGGGGAATTGGGAACCTGAAGAAGTTAACAGTTTTTCAAATATTCAAGAATAACTTCTCTGGTGAAATTCCTCCTGGTTTCGGAGAAATGCAAAATCTTGTTGCCTTTTCTGTGTACAGGAACAGTTTTTCTGGTGCATTTCCAGCAAATCTTGGTCGGTTTTCGCCCCTGAATAGCATAGACATATCTGAAAACAAGTTCACTGGTGAATTCCCAAAGTACTTGTGTCAAAATGGGAACCTGCAGTTTTTGCTAGCTATTGAGAACAGTTTCTCAGGGGAATTTCCGAGTACTTATTCCTCCTGCAAGCCTTTACAAAGATTGAGGGTCAGTAACAATCAACTTTCTGGTAAAATTCCTAATGGTGTATGGGGACTTCCCAATGTATTGATGCTGGATTTCAGTGATAATGAATTCAGTGGAACTATGACTCAAGAAATTGGAGCTGCTACTAGCTTGAATCAGTTGGTATTATCAAACAACAGATTTTCAGGTGAGGTTCCAAAAGAACTTGGAAAACTCACAGAATTGGAAAGGCTGTACTTGGATAACAACGAATTCTCGGGTGCGATACCTTCTGAACTTGGTAAACTAAACCAAATTTCATCTTTGCATTTGGAGAAAAACTCATTCTCAGGGAAAATCCCATCAGAATTGGGTGAATTTCTTAGGCTTGCAGACCTGAATCTTGCTTCCAATCTTCTTACAGGTAGCATTCCCAATTCCTTATCAACAATGACCTCTTTGAACTCTCTGAATCTTTCACACAACAGACTCACCGGTACAATACCGACTACCTTGGACAATCTGAAGCTGTCTTCATTGGATCTCTCTAACAACCAGCTATCAGGAGAAGTTTCAGTAGATCTTTTAACAATGGGAGGAGACAAGGCATTTGCTGGTAACAAAGGACTTTGTATTGATCGAAGCATAAAATTCTCGATGAACTCACGCTTAGGTGTTTGTAGTGGGAAGGCTGGCCAACATAAGTTAAACAAACTAGTTGTGTCTTGCATTGTGTTGCTTTCCTTAGCGGTTCTAATGGGTGGTTTATTGCTCGTCAGCTACCTAAACTACAAGCATAGTCATGAAGCAGATGATGAAGAAAAACTGGAGGAAGGCAAGGGAACAAATGCAAAGTGGAAGCTTGAGAGCTTCCACCATGTGGAATTTGAAGCAGATGAAGTTTGTGACTTCGACGAGGACAATTTGATCGGAAGTGGAGGTACAGGAAAAGTTTATCGGTTAGACTTGAAGAAAGGTTGTGGAACAGTAGCTGTGAAGCAATTGTGGAAAGGGAATGCTGTGAAAGTTTTGACAAGGGAAAtggaaattttggggaaaatcaGGCACAGGAATATAGTTAAGTTGTATGCCAGTTTAGTGAAAGAAGGTTCAAATATCTTGGTTTTCGAGTACATGCCAAATGGTAATCTTTTCGAGGCACTGCACCGAGAGATCAAGGGTGGCAAGCCGGAGTTAGATTGGTATCAGAGATATAAAATAGCACTTGGAGCTGCAAAAGGAATTGCTTATCTACACCATGATTGTTGCCCTCCTATTATTCATAGAGATATCAAATCAACCAACATTCTACTTGATGAGGAGTATGAAGCAAAAGTGTCAGATTTCGGGGTTGCAAAAGTTTCCGGAATTTCTTCTAGGGGATCCGAGTTTAGTTGTTTCGCTGGCACTCATGGTTACATGGCTCCTG AAATGGCATACACTCTCAGAGTAACAGAAAAGAGCGACATTTACAGCTTTGGTGTCGTGCTATTAGAGCTAGTAACTGGAAGAAAACCAATAGAAGAAGTCTATGGAGAAGGTAAAGACTTGGTCTACTGGACCTCAACTCATTTAGATGACAAGGAAAGAGTCATAGAAGTTCTTGATAAAAAGGTGGTTTCTGAACTTGTTCAAGATGACATGATCAAAGTGTTAAGAATTGCCACACTTTGTACTACAAAGCTTCCAAATTTGCGCCCCAGCATGAAAGAAGTTGTCAATATGCTTGTTGATGCTGAACCTTGGATATTTAGGTCTTCAAGCAAATCTGAGAAAAAGGGGTACAGTTTTTCTGAGGTCTAG
- the LOC132052071 gene encoding receptor protein-tyrosine kinase CEPR2-like isoform X2 has product MARIQKLQNSLPILAIFLFLNFFVQPSKSLTEETQALLHFKDQLNDPLSYLDSWKNSESPCNFYGITCDKNTGLITEISLDNKSLSGVISPSIFTLQSLTSLVLPSNLLSGKLPSELTNCTNLRVLNVTGNNMNGTIPDLSKLTNLEVLDLSINYFSGEFPTWFGNLTSLVALGLGDNDFIEGKIPETLGNLKKVYWLYLAGSNLIGEIPESIFEMEALGTLDISRNQISGNFPKSINKLKNLWKIELFQNNLTGELPVELADLSLLQEFDASSNQLHGTLPRGIGNLKKLTVFQIFKNNFSGEIPPGFGEMQNLVAFSVYRNSFSGAFPANLGRFSPLNSIDISENKFTGEFPKYLCQNGNLQFLLAIENSFSGEFPSTYSSCKPLQRLRVSNNQLSGKIPNGVWGLPNVLMLDFSDNEFSGTMTQEIGAATSLNQLVLSNNRFSGEVPKELGKLTELERLYLDNNEFSGAIPSELGSIPNSLSTMTSLNSLNLSHNRLTGTIPTTLDNLKLSSLDLSNNQLSGEVSVDLLTMGGDKAFAGNKGLCIDRSIKFSMNSRLGVCSGKAGQHKLNKLVVSCIVLLSLAVLMGGLLLVSYLNYKHSHEADDEEKLEEGKGTNAKWKLESFHHVEFEADEVCDFDEDNLIGSGGTGKVYRLDLKKGCGTVAVKQLWKGNAVKVLTREMEILGKIRHRNIVKLYASLVKEGSNILVFEYMPNGNLFEALHREIKGGKPELDWYQRYKIALGAAKGIAYLHHDCCPPIIHRDIKSTNILLDEEYEAKVSDFGVAKVSGISSRGSEFSCFAGTHGYMAPEMAYTLRVTEKSDIYSFGVVLLELVTGRKPIEEVYGEGKDLVYWTSTHLDDKERVIEVLDKKVVSELVQDDMIKVLRIATLCTTKLPNLRPSMKEVVNMLVDAEPWIFRSSSKSEKKGYSFSEV; this is encoded by the exons ATGGCCAGAATCCAAAAACTCCAAAACTCCCTCCCAATTCTTgctattttcttgtttttgaatttttttgtccaGCCATCCAAGTCCTTAACTGAAGAAACTCAGGCTCTTTTACATTTCAAAGATCAGCTCAATGATCCTTTGAGTTACTTAGATTCTTGGAAGAATTCAGAATCACCTTGTAACTTTTATGGAATTACATGTGATAAAAATACTGGTCTTATTACTGAAATTTCCCTTGATAATAAGTCCCTTTCTGGAGTGATTTCCCCTTCAATTTTTACACTCCAAAGTCTCACTTCTCTTGTGCTACCCTCAAATTTACTATCAGGGAAACTTCCAAGTGAACTTACCAACTGCACCAATCTCAGAGTCTTGAATGTCActggaaataacatgaatggaACGATACCTGATTTATCTAAGTTGACTAACTTAGAAGTTTTGGACTTGTCTATAAACTACTTTTCAGGAGAATTCCCAACTTGGTTTGGAAATTTGACTAGTTTGGTTGCGTTAGGCCTCGGGGATAATGACTTTATTGAAGGTAAAATTCCCGAGACTCTTGGGAATTTAAAGAAAGTGTATTGGCTTTACCTGGCAGGCTCAAATTTGATAGGAGAAATCCCAGAATCCATTTTTGAAATGGAGGCACTAGGAACATTGGATATTTCAAGAAATCAGATTTCTGGGAATTTTCCAAAGTCTATAAACAAGCTGAAAAATTTATGGAAAATTGAGCTGTTTCAGAATAATTTGACAGGAGAACTGCCTGTAGAACTTGCAGACCTCTCTCTTTTGCAAGAATTTGATGCCTCTAGCAACCAGTTGCATGGGACGTTGCCTCGGGGAATTGGGAACCTGAAGAAGTTAACAGTTTTTCAAATATTCAAGAATAACTTCTCTGGTGAAATTCCTCCTGGTTTCGGAGAAATGCAAAATCTTGTTGCCTTTTCTGTGTACAGGAACAGTTTTTCTGGTGCATTTCCAGCAAATCTTGGTCGGTTTTCGCCCCTGAATAGCATAGACATATCTGAAAACAAGTTCACTGGTGAATTCCCAAAGTACTTGTGTCAAAATGGGAACCTGCAGTTTTTGCTAGCTATTGAGAACAGTTTCTCAGGGGAATTTCCGAGTACTTATTCCTCCTGCAAGCCTTTACAAAGATTGAGGGTCAGTAACAATCAACTTTCTGGTAAAATTCCTAATGGTGTATGGGGACTTCCCAATGTATTGATGCTGGATTTCAGTGATAATGAATTCAGTGGAACTATGACTCAAGAAATTGGAGCTGCTACTAGCTTGAATCAGTTGGTATTATCAAACAACAGATTTTCAGGTGAGGTTCCAAAAGAACTTGGAAAACTCACAGAATTGGAAAGGCTGTACTTGGATAACAACGAATTCTCGGGTGCGATACCTTCTGAACTTG GTAGCATTCCCAATTCCTTATCAACAATGACCTCTTTGAACTCTCTGAATCTTTCACACAACAGACTCACCGGTACAATACCGACTACCTTGGACAATCTGAAGCTGTCTTCATTGGATCTCTCTAACAACCAGCTATCAGGAGAAGTTTCAGTAGATCTTTTAACAATGGGAGGAGACAAGGCATTTGCTGGTAACAAAGGACTTTGTATTGATCGAAGCATAAAATTCTCGATGAACTCACGCTTAGGTGTTTGTAGTGGGAAGGCTGGCCAACATAAGTTAAACAAACTAGTTGTGTCTTGCATTGTGTTGCTTTCCTTAGCGGTTCTAATGGGTGGTTTATTGCTCGTCAGCTACCTAAACTACAAGCATAGTCATGAAGCAGATGATGAAGAAAAACTGGAGGAAGGCAAGGGAACAAATGCAAAGTGGAAGCTTGAGAGCTTCCACCATGTGGAATTTGAAGCAGATGAAGTTTGTGACTTCGACGAGGACAATTTGATCGGAAGTGGAGGTACAGGAAAAGTTTATCGGTTAGACTTGAAGAAAGGTTGTGGAACAGTAGCTGTGAAGCAATTGTGGAAAGGGAATGCTGTGAAAGTTTTGACAAGGGAAAtggaaattttggggaaaatcaGGCACAGGAATATAGTTAAGTTGTATGCCAGTTTAGTGAAAGAAGGTTCAAATATCTTGGTTTTCGAGTACATGCCAAATGGTAATCTTTTCGAGGCACTGCACCGAGAGATCAAGGGTGGCAAGCCGGAGTTAGATTGGTATCAGAGATATAAAATAGCACTTGGAGCTGCAAAAGGAATTGCTTATCTACACCATGATTGTTGCCCTCCTATTATTCATAGAGATATCAAATCAACCAACATTCTACTTGATGAGGAGTATGAAGCAAAAGTGTCAGATTTCGGGGTTGCAAAAGTTTCCGGAATTTCTTCTAGGGGATCCGAGTTTAGTTGTTTCGCTGGCACTCATGGTTACATGGCTCCTG AAATGGCATACACTCTCAGAGTAACAGAAAAGAGCGACATTTACAGCTTTGGTGTCGTGCTATTAGAGCTAGTAACTGGAAGAAAACCAATAGAAGAAGTCTATGGAGAAGGTAAAGACTTGGTCTACTGGACCTCAACTCATTTAGATGACAAGGAAAGAGTCATAGAAGTTCTTGATAAAAAGGTGGTTTCTGAACTTGTTCAAGATGACATGATCAAAGTGTTAAGAATTGCCACACTTTGTACTACAAAGCTTCCAAATTTGCGCCCCAGCATGAAAGAAGTTGTCAATATGCTTGTTGATGCTGAACCTTGGATATTTAGGTCTTCAAGCAAATCTGAGAAAAAGGGGTACAGTTTTTCTGAGGTCTAG